The DNA sequence CTAAGAATTGCACAATATCCGCCAAAATTCCTGACAAGCTGGCCTGTTTCACTTTGAGAGCTGAATATATGAATTCCCGTTCCAGACTTTGTAGCCATATCTAGGATCTTTCTTGAACGTTCCTTCCTGAACTCCTCCTCTGTAATCATGACCTTTTCTGCAGAGCCGGACTCAACACATTGGGATACAGCTTCGTACCCATAGGCTGCCTTTTCCCCGACTTTCAGGTTTCGCGTGAATTCCTCGATCAGCCTCTTTTCCTTCAGCAAACGCGATTCTGAGAATATCTGTTCACTCTCCGGTTTTGCCAGAAACTCGTATACCGCGCTCTGGTCCGATCTGCCTGTAGCAAAGTTGTAAACCTGGTATTTCCCCAATAAATTGTCTTCTCTTATAGATCCATATAGGTGATCATGCGTAAACCCGGGGCCAAGTATTATGATTATGGTTTCCTTCTTTATCATTGCTTTCAGGGTGGAAACAATCTCCGACATGAATGTCTTCTCTGAGTAGTTATTCTGGTAGAACTTCCCGGACTTCAGTGAATCTATTCTGGCAACGGCCTGGATACCGTAACTCCTCATGATAGAGATAGTTGCCTGTTCGTCATCGAGGCTTATGAATATGTATTCCTGGCTATAGTAGTGTGACTGAGCCTCCTTGATGAGCTTGGACTCTTCGGCATCCCATTCCCTCTTTTTGAGGTCAAACACGGTGCCTGGCGATATTATGAACGACTGATGTTCACCCCTGAGATTTTCGTTGTCGGATACAACGGTTCCGAGTATCTTGATCCTGTCAACAAACTCCTGGAACTCTATGTCCTCCGTCCTTATGGATAGCGTCACGGGTTTCCGCACCTGTTCCTTGAGCCGGTTTATGTCATCCTGCTTCTCCTGCCTCCTTAGCACGGTCATCCTGACAATGTCGTCTTTCCTGATTATGTTCCTGAGGTACCACAAGTCATCCAGATCTTCAACGTAAATAGTCTTCCATTCGTCACTATTCTGTTCCGAAATTATTCTCATTCTACATCTCTTTCAGTTCTGCCAGTTTCTTCTTGATCCTGTCATAGTGGGAACCTTTCCAGTGGACCCTGCCGCAAGCAGAGCACACCCAGAACTCGTTGAATTTCCTGGATACTGCCTCCGGCACTGAGTCTCCATCGGCTTCACGCTTTATCGCAAGTCTGCCATTGCACACAGGGCATCGCGTCATTTCCCACTCGTCTCCGATCGGGAACTTCTCGAGTAAGGTGCGCAGCTGAACATCAGTATTGAATGATCCCAGAAGGATCGAGCCCTTTACCCGCCTTGACAGATCAACATCCATGGTTATAAGGATAAGGTTGGATGAGTAACACTTTCTTATTATTTCATCATCATCCACTGAACTGTCCACGTATTCAACATCATAACCGAAAAAACGCAACCAGCGGCTCAACTTACCCAGCATAGCATCGGCAAGGAACCTTTCACTGGATGCCTTTCCACCTGTTGATGAGTTCATTATCTTTTCCCATTAGATCGAGGACTCTTGACACCATGAAGTTGATCATGTCGTCGATTTCCTTTGGCATATTGTAGAATGCCGGCATATATGGCGCAATTATTGCCCCAGCGGTAGAGAGCCTCACCATATTTTCCAGTGTAATTGTGCTCAATGGCGTTTCCCTTGGAACAAGGATAAGTTTCCTCCTTTCCTTCAACGCAACAGCCGCCACACGGGTTATCAGGGAATCCGCTATGCCTGCGGATATTCTCGCAAGCGTTGAAGTGGAGCACGGCATGAAGACAGCAGATGTGAACCTGAAACTTCCAGAGCTTATTTTTGCCGCAATGTCTGCGTCGCTGTACACGAATTCGGCTAACTCTTCGACGTCCTTCACCCGGAAACTTGTTTCCTGCTCGATAACAATCCTTGCACTATCGGATATGACCAGATGTACTCCTTCCCGACCGAGCTTTTCCAGCAGCCTTATTCCAAGAATACTGCCTGACGCTCCTGTCATGCACACTATTTTTTGGTCTCCCGAATCCGCCATTTCAGTTCATTCCGAATCATCAACTATACATTTAGAGCGATCACTTTTTCCGGTTAAAGGCGAAGTATAGCACAAACATGACAACTACTATAGCAGCAATCGCCCCTATTTCCTCATATTCCGTAACCATGCTGTGAACTATTGGAACAGACCATGTAAAGCCAGGGTATGCACCTGCGTCGAGAGCCTGTATGTTCGTATAGCCACTTATCTGTGACGGCAGGTTCTTTGTCATGTTGAACGCAATCGACATGTTATGAATGCTTGGGAATCCACCTACTTTAGCGAGCGCCTGTATGAACACCATTCCATATGGATTCAATCCTGTATAAGAAAGATCAAAAAGTACCAGGGGCTGCGTAACGTTAAGAGTCCAATTATAGGAGACGTAAGTGCTGTTATCTATGATTTTTGACAGGAAACTGCTCCATTCCGGAGTCGTGACAGTGTAATGCACCCCCGTAACGGGATTTGTATAATACACAACGGCGGGCAATGTAGCAGGTGGCGGTGAAAGCGTCGGGGTAGCTGCCGTAGAGACTGCCGGCACAGCCACAAGCATGGTAATTGAAAGGAGAGCTATTATCGAAATTACAAGATGATTCATCTATATCCGCTTAGTTTCTCCCTATTCAAAACCTTTTTAAAAATCTTTTCTATCCTAAGTTCACTTTTATGGTATTAAAAGACATCAATGAAGTGTGAAAGCGTCATTGTTCATTCCGCCTCCCCGTTCACAAATACGTATACCTCATTGCTCAAATCCCGCTCTGTTGTTATTTCTCCGGTGCCAGAGAGCCTCCTGACCGCCCTCCTGATCGAGCTTCCCGGCACTTTTGATTTCCTGCTGGTTTCCCTGATTTCACTGACTGATTTTCCTGAACTTCTCATCACCAGTTCCCTTGCCAGCCCGTCTTTCCTTCTTGAAATTGCATATCTTCCCCCGGATACCGCAATAATTGACAGTAACGCTGCGTAGAAAGGATCGAAGCCTATCACATAGGTGTGCGTTGTGGCGGCAAAAGACCTTCCATCGTATTCCATGATGCAGGTCACGTTGGAGCTTCCAAGAGGCATGTTTACCGAGATGGCCTGCCCCGACCCCACGTATTTCCCATTGAGATACCAGCTAAGGTTTACGTTCTGCAGTTCATTACCAGTCATTTCGAGTTTGAACCTCCCGGAAGTGCCAAAGAT is a window from the Thermoplasmatales archaeon genome containing:
- the prf1_2 gene encoding prf1_2 (Translation termination factor aRF1); its protein translation is MRIISEQNSDEWKTIYVEDLDDLWYLRNIIRKDDIVRMTVLRRQEKQDDINRLKEQVRKPVTLSIRTEDIEFQEFVDRIKILGTVVSDNENLRGEHQSFIISPGTVFDLKKREWDAEESKLIKEAQSHYYSQEYIFISLDDEQATISIMRSYGIQAVARIDSLKSGKFYQNNYSEKTFMSEIVSTLKAMIKKETIIIILGPGFTHDHLYGSIREDNLLGKYQVYNFATGRSDQSAVYEFLAKPESEQIFSESRLLKEKRLIEEFTRNLKVGEKAAYGYEAVSQCVESGSAEKVMITEEEFRKERSRKILDMATKSGTGIHIFSSQSETGQLVRNFGGYCAILRY
- a CDS encoding hypothetical protein (putative conserved protein), with amino-acid sequence MNSSTGGKASSERFLADAMLGKLSRWLRFFGYDVEYVDSSVDDDEIIRKCYSSNLILITMDVDLSRRVKGSILLGSFNTDVQLRTLLEKFPIGDEWEMTRCPVCNGRLAIKREADGDSVPEAVSRKFNEFWVCSACGRVHWKGSHYDRIKKKLAELKEM
- a CDS encoding aromatic acid decarboxylase yields the protein MADSGDQKIVCMTGASGSILGIRLLEKLGREGVHLVISDSARIVIEQETSFRVKDVEELAEFVYSDADIAAKISSGSFRFTSAVFMPCSTSTLARISAGIADSLITRVAAVALKERRKLILVPRETPLSTITLENMVRLSTAGAIIAPYMPAFYNMPKEIDDMINFMVSRVLDLMGKDNELINRWKGIQ